A stretch of Palaemon carinicauda isolate YSFRI2023 chromosome 36, ASM3689809v2, whole genome shotgun sequence DNA encodes these proteins:
- the LOC137628503 gene encoding uncharacterized protein: MALSLASRRFTSEYAGPTVAAKDVGGFDTGAISFGDRSQLFRYGDVGSTTVQSYRPQTTFAQNNGYELVPNDVATNYGSAYLPYDNYTTQSPSYAYNGEGADQYTYGNSQPYYDTDYGDTYNNYYYQANDPAEDDDFDYPDDPNVYEQRVPYQPYDNLYPEGDIDGTTEVQASYGEFNNYVRSEPNYQQDNLDIVGGELGGITDYTENYLGYEGATRPIVYRQGAHLAPEGAFGEITETKDNYRQYYAEKQPALRQGTHLVTNGNLENGTEYGKEFYQKASERPQKQRYSDNLRQEGDLDDITETHDKHRQFEAQRPVVLRHGAHLKTEGDFEKDTVYDRDYENKGVAKKRSGRRKSDNLKQQGDLEEVTETHDKHREFYAERPIVQRHGTNLLTEGDFLKDTEYGKEYSQKDSKKRGAYRKSDNLKQQGDFGEVTETHDKHRQFESQRPEIQRHGAHLKTEGDLEKDTVYERDFANEGAAKKRSGRKKPDNLKQQGDLEEVTETHDKHREFYSERPVVQRHGTNLSTEGDFLKDTEYGKEYSQKDSKKRGAYRKSDNLKQQGDFGEVTETHDKHRQFESQRPEIQRHGAHLKTEGDLQKDTVYDRDFANKGAAKKRSGRKKPDNLKQQGDLEEVTETHDKHREFYSERPVVQRHGTNLLTEGDFLKDTEYGKEYSQKDSKKRGAYKKSDNLKQQGDFGEVTETHDKHRQFESQRPEIQRHGAHLKTEGDLQKDTVYDRDFANKGAAKKRSGRKKPDNLKQQGDLEEVTETHDKHREFYSERPVVQRHGTNLSTEGDFLKDTEYGKEYSQKDSKKRGAYRKSDNLKQQGDFGEVTETHDKHRQFESQRPEIQRHGAHLKTEGDLQKDTVYDRDFANKGAAKKRSGRKKPDNLKQQGDLEEVTETHDKHREFYSERPVVQRHGTNLLTEGDFLKDTEYGKEYSQKDSKKRGAYKKSDNLKQQGDFGEVTETHDKHRQFESQRPEIQRHGAHLKTEGDLQKDTVYDRDFANKGAAKKRSGRKKPDNLKQQGDLEEVTETHDKHREFYSERPVVQRHGTNLSTEGDFLKDTEYGKEYSQKDSKKRGAYRKSDNLKQQGDFGEVTETHDKHRQFESQRPEIQRHGAHLKTEGDLQKDTVYDRDFANKGAAKKRSGRKKPDNLKQQGDLEEVTETHDKHREFYAERPVVQRHGTNLSTEGDFLKDTEYGKQYSQKDSEKRGAYRKSDNLKQQGDFGEVTETHDKHRQFESQRPEIQRHGAHLKTEGDLQKDTVYDRDFANKGAAKKRSGRKKPDNLKQQGDLEEVTETHDKHREFYAERPVVQRHGTNLSTEGDFLKDTEYGKSYSEKNSKKRASKKKNDNFRSEGEFENTTETHDKHRQFESERPEIKRHGTNLVIEGVLQKDSVYDKEFDTKVGKKRSGKKNPDNLNQLGDFSDKTEVKEKFEHKSSKRPAKIKAEDNLHQEGKFTDNTEVKDKYKGQQTEKRKAKRLSGNLKSEGKFGEISEVKDKYQPTDPSRPERKRGKTNLLLEGPTEGDSEYNAMFHLFGGQNRHSYRISDNLKPEGAFGETSEIRDKYRQFATERPVIWRQSTNLKSEGTFGESSESRDRYREFKAERPVVKKMGSNLHPEGDFGELSEVRDKYRELETHRSIAPRHVDTIKTEGKFGEISEKHDKYRIFESQRMVAPKHGASLRPEGNFGGTSELHDQYRNLKTERNIAKRHSANLKPGGQFETNTEAKDNYVNQETQRNVAKPLKDQLKPEGQFGEVTEIKDKYRQMEIRRNIAKRHSANLKPEGNFGETTEARDKYKELETHRNIARPIGDKLKPEGQFGGATEAKDKYVELERKRNIAKKHSAYLRPEGHFGETSEIRDKFKPLDSQRNIAKKHSANLRPEGTFGETSEARDRYKELPSQRNIAKPISDMLRPEGDFGEITEVKDSYRELERQRNIAKKHSANLKPEGKFGEVTEAHDNYKELPTQRNIAKPIGDKLKPEGKFGEVTEAHDNYKELPTQRNIAKPIGDKLKPEGKFGEITEVKDSYRELETQRNIAKKHSANLKPEGQFGETTEVRDKYRQLEVQRNIAKRHSAKLKPEGNFGETSELHDKYRNLAPQRNIAKRHADILKPEGEFGEITEIKDKYKALDSQRNIARRHSASLKPEGKFGEVTEVKDKYKTFESRRPIVEKKNQDSLWEDGVKIPFKGNTESTSNYTEFNLRALDLRVPPKYTYNVTAVKVA; encoded by the exons TCGGTACGGCGACGTTGGGTCCACAACAGTCCAGTCCTACCGTCCCCAGACGACCTTTGCCCAAAACAATGGGTATGAACTGGTTCCAAATGATGTAGCCACAAATTACGGCAGTGCTTACTTGCCCTACGATAATTACACGACGCAAAGTCCCTCTTACGCATACAACGG GGAGGGAGCGGATCAGTATACGTACGGCAACTCCCAACCCTACTACGACACTGATTACGGAGACACCTACAATAACTATTACTACCAAGCGAATGACCCCGCAGAGGATGATGACTTTGACTATCCTGACGATCCAAACGTCTACGAGCAGCGAGTGCCTTACCAGCCCTATGATAACCTTTATCCTGAAGGGGATATAGATGGCACTACTGAGGTTCAGGCTTCATATGGTGAATTTAACAACTACGTACGATCAGAG ccCAACTATCAACAAGACAACCTTGATATTGTAGGTGGTGAGCTTGGAGGAATTACTGACTACACTGAAAACTACCTTGGGTACGAGGGTGCTACAAGACCTATTGTTTACAGGCAAGGAGCTCACTTAGCACCAGAGGGAGCCTTTGGAGAAATCACAGAAACAAAGGACAATTACAGGCAGTATTATGCTGAAAAACAACCAGCTCTGAGGCAAGGTACTCATTTAGTCACCAATGGGAATTTAGAGAACGGAACCGAATACGGTAAAGAGTTCTACCAGAAGGCCTCTGAAAGACCCCAAAAGCAGAGATATTCTGATAATCTTCGACAAGAGGGTGATTTGGATGACATCACTGAAACTCACGATAAACATCGCCAGTTTGAGGCTCAGCGTCCGGTTGTCCTGAGGCACGGAGCTCACCTGAAAACAGAAGGAGATTTTGAAAAAGACACTGTTTATGACAGAGACTATGAAAATAAAGGTGTTGCTAAAAAGAGAAGTGGCAGAAGAAAGTCGGATAACCTCAAACAACAAGGAGATCTAGAGGAGGTTACTGAAACTCATGACAAACACCGTGAATTCTATGCTGAGAGACCAATTGTACAACGGCATGGTACAAATCTCTTAACAGAAGGAGATTTTCTAAAGGATACTGAATACGGTAAGGAATATTCTCAAAAGGACTCCAAGAAAAGAGGTGCTTATAGGAAATCTGACAACCTAAAGCAACAGGGAGATTTTGGAGAAGTTACTGAAACGCACGACAAGCACCGGCAGTTTGAGAGCCAGAGGCCTGAAATACAAAGGCACGGAGCCCATCTGAAAACAGAAGGGGATCTTGAAAAGGACACCGTTTATGAGAGAGACTTTGCTAACGAAGGTGCTGCTAAAAAGAGAAGTGGTAGAAAAAAGCCGGATAATCTCAAACAACAAGGAGATCTAGAGGAGGTTACAGAAACTCACGACAAACACCGTGAATTCTATTCCGAGAGGCCAGTTGTACAACGGCACGGAACTAATCTTTCAACAGAAGGGGATTTTTTAAAGGATACTGAATACGGTAAAGAATATTCTCAAAAGGACTCCAAGAAAAGAGGTGCTTACAGGAAATCTGACAACTTAAAGCAACAGGGAGATTTTGGAGAAGTTACTGAAACGCACGACAAGCACCGGCAGTTTGAGAGCCAGAGGCCTGAAATACAAAGGCACGGAGCCCATCTGAAAACAGAAGGAGATCTTCAGAAGGATACTGTTTATGACAGAGACTTTGCTAACAAAGGTGCTGCTAAAAAGAGAAGTGGTAGAAAAAAGCCAGATAATCTCAAACAACAAGGAGATCTAGAGGAGGTTACAGAAACTCACGACAAACACCGTGAATTCTATTCCGAGAGGCCAGTTGTACAACGACACGGAACTAATCTTTTAACAGAAGGGGATTTTTTAAAGGATACTGAATACGGTAAGGAATATTCTCAAAAGGACTCCAAGAAAAGAGGTGCGTATAAGAAATCTGACAACCTAAAGCAACAGGGAGATTTTGGAGAAGTTACTGAAACGCACGACAAGCACCGGCAGTTTGAGAGCCAGAGGCCTGAAATACAAAGGCACGGAGCCCATCTGAAAACAGAAGGAGATCTTCAGAAGGATACTGTTTATGACAGAGACTTTGCTAACAAAGGTGCTGCTAAAAAGAGAAGTGGTAGAAAAAAGCCGGATAATCTCAAACAACAAGGAGATCTAGAGGAGGTTACAGAAACTCACGACAAACACCGTGAATTCTATTCCGAGAGGCCAGTTGTACAACGGCACGGAACTAATCTTTCAACAGAAGGGGATTTTTTAAAGGATACTGAATACGGTAAAGAATATTCTCAAAAGGACTCCAAGAAAAGAGGTGCTTACAGGAAATCTGACAACTTAAAGCAACAGGGAGATTTTGGAGAAGTTACTGAAACGCACGACAAGCACCGGCAGTTTGAGAGCCAGAGGCCTGAAATACAAAGGCACGGAGCCCATCTGAAAACAGAAGGAGATCTTCAGAAGGATACTGTTTATGACAGAGACTTTGCTAACAAAGGTGCTGCTAAAAAGAGAAGTGGTAGAAAAAAGCCGGATAATCTCAAACAACAAGGAGATCTAGAGGAGGTTACAGAAACTCACGACAAACACCGTGAATTCTATTCCGAGAGGCCAGTTGTACAACGACACGGAACTAATCTTTTAACAGAAGGGGATTTTTTAAAGGATACTGAATATGGTAAGGAATATTCTCAAAAGGACTCCAAGAAAAGAGGTGCGTATAAGAAATCTGACAACCTAAAGCAACAGGGAGATTTTGGAGAAGTTACTGAAACGCACGATAAGCACCGGCAGTTTGAGAGCCAGAGGCCTGAAATACAAAGGCACGGAGCCCATCTGAAAACAGAAGGAGATCTTCAGAAGGATACTGTTTATGACAGAGACTTTGCTAACAAAGGTGCTGCTAAAAAGAGAAGTGGTAGAAAAAAGCCAGATAATCTCAAACAACAAGGAGATCTAGAGGAGGTTACAGAAACTCACGACAAACACCGTGAATTCTATTCCGAGAGGCCAGTTGTACAACGGCACGGAACTAATCTTTCAACAGAAGGGGATTTTTTAAAGGATACTGAGTACGGTAAAGAGTATTCTCAAAAGGACTCCAAGAAAAGAGGAGCTTATAGGAAATCTGACAACCTAAAGCAACAGGGAGATTTTGGAGAAGTTACTGAAACGCACGACAAGCACCGGCAGTTTGAGAGCCAGAGGCCTGAAATACAAAGGCACGGAGCCCATCTGAAAACAGAAGGAGATCTTCAGAAGGATACTGTTTATGACAGAGACTTTGCTAACAAAGGTGCTGCTAAAAAGAGAAGTGGTAGAAAAAAGCCGGATAATCTCAAACAACAAGGAGATCTAGAGGAGGTTACAGAAACTCACGACAAACATCGTGAATTCTATGCCGAGAGACCAGTTGTACAACGGCACGGAACTAATCTCTCAACAGAAGGGGATTTTTTAAAGGATACTGAGTACGGTAAACAATATTCTCAAAAGGACTCAGAGAAAAGGGGTGCTTATAGGAAATCTGACAACCTAAAGCAACAGGGAGATTTTGGAGAAGTTACTGAAACGCACGACAAGCACCGGCAGTTTGAGAGCCAGAGGCCTGAAATACAAAGGCATGGTGCCCATCTGAAAACAGAAGGAGATCTTCAGAAGGACACTGTTTATGACAGAGACTTTGCTAACAAAGGTGCTGCAAAAAAGAGAAGCGGTAGAAAAAAGCCAGATAATCTCAAACAACAAGGAGATCTAGAGGAGGTTACAGAAACTCACGACAAACATCGTGAATTCTATGCCGAGAGACCAGTTGTACAACGGCACGGAACTAATCTCTCAACAGAAGGGGATTTTTTAAAGGATACTGAGTACGGTAAATCATACTCTGAAAAGAATTCCAAGAAACgagcatctaaaaaaaaaaacgacaattttagATCGGAAGGGGAGTTTGAAAATACCACCGAAACTCACGATAAACATCGTCAATTCGAATCAGAACGGCCCGAAATCAAAAGGCATGGGACTAATTTAGTTATTGAGGGAGTTTTGCAAAAAGACTCAGTTTATGATAAAGAATTCGATACCAAAGTTGGAAAAAAAAGAAGTGGAAAGAAAAACCCTGATAATCTAAACCAGTTGGGAGATTTCAGTGATAAAACAGAGGTAAAAGAAAAGTTCGAGCACAAGTCCTCAAAACGGCCTGCTAAAATAAAGGCTGAAGATAATCTCCACCAGGAAGGAAAATTCACAGATAACACAGAGGTCAAGGACAAATACAAGGGTCAGCAGACTGAGAAGCGCAAAGCTAAACGATTAAGTGGAAACCTTAAAAGCGAAGGGAAGTTTGGTGAAATAAGTGAGGTCAAGGACAAATATCAACCAACTGATCCCTCTAGACCAGAACGTAAGAGAGGAAAAACAAACCTCCTCCTTGAAGGACCGACAGAGGGTGACTCAGAATATAATGCCATGTTCCACTTGTTCGGAGGCCAGAACCGTCATTCTTACCGAATCTCTGACAATTTGAAGCCAGAGGGAGCCTTTGGAGAGACGAGTgaaattcgtgataaatatagacaATTCGCAACAGAGCGCCCTGTTATTTGGCGTCAGTCAACTAATCTGAAATCCGAGGGAACATTTGGAGAATCCTCTGAGTCTCGTGACAGATACAGAGAGTTTAAGGCTGAGCGACCAGTAGTGAAAAAGATGGGCTCAAATCTACATCCGGAGGGAGATTTTGGTGAACTGAGTGAAGTCAGAGACAAGTATAGAGAACTAGAAACTCATCGCAGTATTGCCCCAAGGCATGTGGACACAATTAAAACTGAAGGCAAATTTGGAGAAATATCTGAGAAACATGACAAATATAGAATTTTTGAATCCCAGAGAATGGTAGCTCCAAAACATGGTGCCAGTTTAAGACCTGAAGGAAATTTTGGTGGGACTTCAGAGTTGCATGATCAATATAGGAACCTTAAAACTGAGAGAAATATTGCAAAACGTCATTCAGCTAATCTAAAACCTGGAGGTCAATTTGAAACTAATACTGAAGCTAAAGACAACTATGTCAATCAAGAAACCCAACGCAATGTAGCTAAACCCCTAAAGGACCAGTTAAAACCAGAAGGTCAGTTTGGTGAGGTAACAGAAATCAAAGATAAATATAGACAGATGGAAATTAGAAGAAATATTGCAAAGCGTCACTCGGCCAATCTGAAACCAGAGGGCAATTTTGGAGAAACTACAGAAGCCCGAGATAAGTACAAAGAATTAGAAACTCATAGAAATATAGCCAGGCCAATTGGTGATAAGCTAAAACCAGAGGGGCAGTTTGGCGGTGCCACTGAAGCAAAAGACAAATATGTAGAGCTTGAACGAAAAAGAAACATTGCCAAAAAGCATTCAGCATATCTTCGACCAGAGGGTCACTTTGGTGAAACTTCAGAAATACGTGACAAATTTAAACCACTAGACTCTCAAAGGAACATCGCTAAGAAACACTCGGCAAACCTGAGACCAGAGGGAACGTTTGGTGAAACAAGTGAGGCTCGTGATAGATATAAGGAATTACCATCGCAAAGAAACATTGCAAAACCCATCAGCGATATGCTGAGACCCGAGGGAGACTTCGGAGAGATAACCGAGGTTAAAGACAGTTACAGAGAATTGGAGCGCCAACGCAATATCGCCAAAAAGCACTCTGCAAACTTGAAACCGGAAGGAAAGTTTGGAGAGGTAACAGAAGCTCATGATAATTACAAAGAATTGCCTACCCAGAGAAATATTGCGAAGCCCATTGGTGACAAGTTAAAACCCGAAGGCAAATTTGGAGAGGTAACAGAAGCTCATGATAATTACAAAGAATTGCCTACCCAGAGAAATATTGCGAAGCCCATTGGTGACAAGTTAAAACCCGAAGGCAAATTTGGTGAGATAACAGAGGTAAAAGACAGTTACAGAGAATTAGAGACTCAAAGAAATATTGCAAAGAAACACTCGGCTAACCTAAAGCCTGAAGGTCAGTTTGGTGAGACGACAGAAGTGCGAGATAAGTACAGACAACTGGAAGTTCAAAGAAATATTGCCAAACGTCACAGTGCTAAACTGAAGCCTGAAGGAAATTTTGGTGAGACTTCAGAACTTCATGACAAGTACAGGAATTTGGCTCCACAAAGGAACATCGCCAAGAGACATGCAGATATACTGAAACCTGAAGGAGAGTTTGGTGAAATAACTGAAATTAAGGATAAATACAAGGCGCTCGACTCTCAGAGAAACATCGCAAGACGCCACAGTGCATCTTTAAAGCCAGAAGGAAAATTTGGTGAGGTAACTGAGGTCAAAGATAAATACAAAACCTTTGAAAGTCGGCGTCCGATAGTCGAAAAGAAAAATCAAGACAGTCTTTGGGAAGATGGTGTCAAAATACCTTTTAAAGGTAACACAGAATCCACTTCAAACTACACAGAGTTTAACCTGCGTGCCCTTGACTTAAGGGTGCCCCCTAAGTACACGTACAATGTCACAGCTGTAAAAGTGGCATAA